Below is a window of Phoenix dactylifera cultivar Barhee BC4 chromosome 7, palm_55x_up_171113_PBpolish2nd_filt_p, whole genome shotgun sequence DNA.
ATCGAATTAATCTGGTGGCTTGCATTCCATCCATTACTGGCATGCAAATATCCTGTAAGAGTACCATGGAGATCAGTATTACTGGctcataaagtttatacagtGAGCTGCAATTATGTAGCATACAATTATTGTGCAGTTCTGTTTCCAGTCAATCTATTCTAATGCCAAGGAACAGTCACCAACATTtcatataataaaatatgataaaaCCAATCTCTTCACTGCCTGTCAGGTTATAATCTCATTAAGGAAGACTTTTTTCATGTCATGCTTCATATTGGTTGATCGAAAATGCTCTTATGCTTACCGGTTCTACATACAAATGCTATGCTTGACTCATGTACTTTAAGTTCAAAAAAGATCTTGACCTGCAAAAATAATTTTCTGGCATGACCTGTGACTACCACATTGAAAATTCATGTCATCCGTCCAATTTTGTGCTAATAACTTGCTGATTTGTGCTTTTTATGGCACTTTATGTCATTCAGACAATAGCATTCCATCCACTTGCCCAACaaacaaatcagcaagatggaCTATTTCTGATTGCATTTCGTACAAGAGGGACAACCATGAGTTTCTTGGCATCAGCAGTTCTAAAGCAAGAATTCATAGAGAGAGTTTGGAATTTATTTTCAAGGTCCTTCCAGCATCAAGAATTGCAATAAACAATGAATATATGTTCATGAGATGTGGATGGGCATTAAAGGCCTAGGAATGGTTTTTACAAATTTACTCATAGTTTCCCATACTTTTGACTGTAGATAAGCTAATATTAGATAGACATTTCTTCTGAGTTAATTTAAATAACACAGACAGTAGATGAGAGGCTATAGCTTCTAAAAGAGTTTCCACAGCACTGTTGATTTTTAAAAGGCAAGAATTTGTGCCAACGGCACAAACATAGACATGCTACCACTATTTTCTAGTTTCTCAAAACCGATTACTGCTACTTGTAGGAAACAAGATGAGATAATAAATATGTATGAGACTTGAATGATTGCATGTGGTTATTGCAAATTTATTCAAGATTTCAAAAACAAGCTTCAAACTGTAACACATAACTAAAACTAGTTGGAGCAACAAGCCAATTATTAGGACACCATTGCACTGTAATATTCATAACACCTGGTATACAATAGTTAGTGCCACAATCTTCTTAAAGAAAGCATGTAAAAGTctgtgatttgaatatattattCATCACTGAAAAAATTATGAGAATAACTCCCcctaggatgaaatcaatgtttGAAAAGATTTAATGCATGGTAGAGTTAAAATGTCATGAAAGTGCAAGCACATATACAATACAACCGTCCCCTGTATCAAACAAGCTATGAACAAAActataaatgttttatcaaacttgaaatttggaaataaaaaaaatcacattGGAATATTACcatcaaaataagatcataacGAGAATGCTGAATTGCCCGAATAGCTTCTAATCCATTATTCACAACATCTATTCTATGACCCAACTGCTTCATCATTGATTGTGCCACCATTATATTGATCTTGTTATCTTCTGCAAGAAGAATTTTGAATGAACTTCTATCTGACGTGCACTTAGATTTATTATCTTCTTTCTCATGCCTCGGGCTTTGACAAGTTGGTACACACTTGCCACTTTCAGCCATATTAACTCCCTTTGAGGATGCCATTTTGCCTTGCTGCAAACCTGAAATCCAATGGGTTCTGCTGGAATCCATAATAGAACTGTTAAATTTATGCATTACAAAGCCATTTCTAGAATCTTGACATCCTTCATCCCTTCTGTTTATCCTCCTAAAATCATTACCATTATGCCCTAGGCTTTGCTGTACAGGGCCTTTAAGTTCAGTTAATGTCTTTGTTGCATCAGAAATTGGAGAGACCCCATCAACGGAAGTCCTTGATGTGCAATCACTAGAGGAGAATGAGACAGACTCTGACAGACCATTTGAACTATCTAAGGTATCAAGCATGCTACTGCCAGAAAGTTTTGTCTTGCAAACCGTGGATTCATCAGATGAGAATAGAGTACCCCATGTCCGAGGCTTAAAGATAAATGACCCATTTTTTTCATCAATACTATAATCAGTTGTAACATCACTATCAGAAATTGCTGCATCTTCATCACGATCATCGGGACATTCCCTCTTTAAAGGAACCTTATAAGGCAACACAAAGGTAAATGTCGATCCACAATGCTCTTTGCTGGTCACAGTAAGATTTCCACCCATCAGCTCCACCTATATCAGATGCATTCACAAAGTGTAAGAACCATGTTGACTTTTATAagacaaagggaaaagaagaggaatgaTCTTCTATTATGTCATTCACAATATCAAtaccaaatcaagataaatTTCGAAATCTTCCAACATGTATGCAGTGCAGAATTCTAAGCAGATATCTTTGACTCCATGGGACCAAACATGGGTTTCACCTTGAAAGTCATACACTAAATAGCCAATTTGATGGTTCTAAGAAACAACAAACAACATTCCACTTCTTATTTGTAAATAAGTATGCTCACTGCAATGTTAGTCAGTATCTTTACAAGAATAATAGCATGAACTGTTTGACTGAACTTCCTAAAACCTTGAGCAAACAGAGTTTCtgtaaaaaaaatggatatgtaCATACAAGAAACGACGACAATATTTGGTAAATATGAaactattttttctttatttttcaagaCCATTTTGATAAATTACTTAAGCTAAAAAAAtgcccaaagaaaaaaagaaagattctgAAGGGATCCAAGATGTATGTCCATGCAACCTAACTAAAGACGTTTTGGAAGAGAAAAGCACGAGCAAAGGGTCTAAGTTTGGAATGCTTGATGCTCCAAAAAAGGATGGAGAGAGCGAGATAAAAAAACTCCCTAATCacgtttaaaaaaaagagaaacgtaGGCCAAGAATTGATAACATAAACCTTATTTAATGTTTAGGAACAAGGGTCTGCAAATTTCCAAGCCTGAGAACCCTTGACATGAGAAGTAAAAGATGGAAGATACAAACTTTGAGTGGAAATTAAGAGAATGAGTTACATCAAAGCAGGATTTTGATTAAAATTGGAGCCAATGCTCAATTGGAAACTAGATGACGAAGATTTTAGCAAAACCAAAGCTTTATACTGTtggaaataaaaatgaaatgtAAGAAAAGCTCAATATAGGATTTCAAATGTTTAGACTTTAGACCATCTGGTGCTAAGGAAAACAAAATTGTCATCCAACATTATTCACCAACGCAAATAATTGCAGTCACGTATAACATTGCACTGCACCATCTAATATAAGCTTGGTTCAAACTTCTATTGCTTTCGATGGCCGCAGGAATGCTGAAAATCAGAATCTTTAATATATTATTCATCAAGAGGCACTTGGTACAGTCACTCTGTTACCTAATATTGTCCATACAAACTATAGGCAAACCTGCAACCTGTACGGTGCAGCAAGAGAGAATAGCTACTTAAGAGGTTGAAAGACTTCTTTCCCACATCAAATACAAAAGTTGATCAAGCCAAGGAATGTGAATGAAAAAGAACGATTATAAAAGAAGCGGATTTGTCTCACCAATTGTTTGCAGATTGCAAGACCAAGCCCTGTTCCTCCATACTTTCGAGCATGATCTGCACTTGCTTGCATATACTTTTTGAACAATGAAGGTAATGCCTTATCTGTTAGATGGAAACAATCATGTGCAGGTAAATAATCCaagatcaaagaaaaagaatttttaaaatggttattttcagaaaaaagaaagaactaaATTCTATACAGCATAAGTGAATATGGCAGGCTTTGCAGTCTGAAGTGGAGTTAAAAAGAACCTGGTATTCCAATTCCAGTGTCATATACATCACAGCGGAGCCACACAATTTTTTCATACTTCTGATTATGCTTCTCAGTATCTTCATTAGTCAAATGATGCTTCCCATTACTGTTTTGGTCAGGACGTTCTTGACAAGTTGAACAATGTGAAGTTTCTCTATCAATATAACTTTGAGTTTCTGAAGAATTCTTCTTTGCTAGTCTTGTTGATGGTAAAACAGGTGTTAGACCTTGATGGTGTTGTTCTTGACATCCAGGGTGTTGCTCAGAAACCGCATGAAGGTTTATCCCAATTTTCCCTTCATGTGTAAACTTGATTGCATTGCTGCAAAATAAGTTTGCATATAAGTTCAAGATATTCACCATAGGTTGTCATCGAACGAAGGAGAAACAAACACAAAAAGGCTTCTTATATCTATTTAATAAGCACAGAAAATATGCATAAAGTTTCAATTGGTAACGGAAAAAATTGCAATATTGTCGCATGGCACATTGTATATCTTTCCTCACCCaagaactgaaaaaaaaaaaactgccccCATCAGATTGCCCAAATATTTTAATAGTCAGCTGAAAAACTTTTTTCCTTATAAAAGCATTGATTTAGTTAAAAGATATGTTTTAGACTTATCTTTGATTAACTATTGTAGTGAATAATCATTTCTATGTTAAATATACAAGAGATGGACTAAGCTTCTTGTTTCTACTCCTTGATATTTACTTCAGTGTCTGATACATGCACATGGTACTGAAATTATGTAATATGAACATGAGTATGCTCCATCAGAAATTGCAGCCACTTGAAATACTCAAAGAAGCATACCTATTGCATGCTATAGTTTAACACTCTGAATGGTTCGTATATCTCTACTGTTCCCctataagcatttgcataaaatggtTACCACCCAGACAAATCTTGGTTTCTTCCTTAGATGTCATATTCATGTTCCCTAGTTTCCCTCCCCGTTGTAATGTCTTAATTTCCTTTTTCATCATGATAATAAAGGTAAATGCTAAGATTTCACTATATTGATTTGATACGGTAAACTTGAGTAGCAAGTGTTGATCAACAATGGATGTTCAAACTTCGCTTATGGAGCTAGAGAGTTTTTCACGAAGCCCTAAGGAGAAATTCCTCACTTCCAAGCATAGACTTGAGGAGAAGGCTTTGGAATGAATGTGATGAATGCATCCAATAGTCAGAGAAGTTTCCTAATAACTTATACAAGAGTTTGACCTCATTAAACTCAATGTATAAAATTAAAGTGTCTGCAGATGCTAATCAATGTGTAGAACCAGTTTCAGCAACAAGCATGACCATTCAATTCCAAATAGTTTAATGAACTAGGAAGCATTAAACCAATTTCAGTTCAGTCATTACAAACCAAGCATGCAAGTCTAATTTAGATCCTTACCTAATCAAGTTGGTCAGAATTTGCCGAATTCTTAAAACATCACCAATAACCTGAAAGAATATCAGATGACTGTAATTATAAGAATCGCTAAAGGAAAACCAGATTAGACAAACTGTTGTTATAAAAGAAAACTGACATGTTATTTTATCTACAGAACATCTACTGTTTTCAGACACTAGTTATGTTTGATGAATTAGACAAGAAAACATCAAAGGTTATCAGTAGAAAAGGGGATAACTATCAGTGTAATACAATACATAAAGGTATGCAAAATAACATACAAGTATCTAGTCTTATACATGATTATAGGTTTAAGGTTAGATGATCTTCTGGAGCAAAAACTCTTTTAACTTGTTTAAGAAGATAAAATTATCCAGTAATGCATTATGGACTAAGCTTTCTAAAAATGTTCCAAAGTTCTACCATTCTCTGACTTCGCGTTCTTGCACAGGCTAtcaaatttattttcttattaaaaatATCTAGATCATTTTTCTGGGTCCATGATTATAAATATAACCACCTTTCTTTTGCAATTTCACTAAGTCGGAAGTTTCTGTAGAGCATGTGGATGCTGTAATCCTGAGAAAGTCTTGCCTCTTGAACTGTACTGAAGAACTGAAATAAAACCATGAATATAGAAAGGAAGCACTAATTAAACTCCTACCTCGACAGGAACATCATCAGCCACATGTCCTTCCAATGTCAATTCCTTCTTCAAAGATGCAGCTGCAGTCTGGAGGACATGTCTAACTACCTCTCTTGGTCTAAATTTTGTAGCCTCCAACTTCATAGCTCCTAACAGAAACAAAAAGGAGCGATGTTAAATTCCTTTTCGTTGAACTAATATTCAACAATTACtggtatttcttaaataatgaAAATGACCCCATCAGAGGTCATCATAGTAAATGCAGTTCCCTTTTCTAATTAGAGAATTGATATACTAATACAAATGGAAAAGTGTTTCGAAGTTGAAAATGATAAAGAAAAGTTGGAGAAGCCCAAGAAAACTGCTGAACTTCAGATACttttaaagatattttttttaatcatattacatAGTCATCAATATAGGCCATGATTTTCACTCGCATGGAATACTTTGAAGGGTACCAGAACTTTCTTTAACATATATAATCAGTATGAAGCACAATGAACACAGCACATTCTTGAACAACTGGAGCCACTAAGTTGACCATAACCGATCATGTTGAATAAGCAACTATCTCATATCAAAACCGTCACTGATTTCAATACCATTATCAGTGTGGCACTTTTTTCCTACATTTCTATATATTTCTTCCCAAATGCAAACTACATAAACCCCCAAATGACATACTTAAACCATTATGACTAGTTGAATATCAAAAGATAAAGCTAATAAAAATCACAACTGCTACAAATCAATTCAAGGCAGAAATATGTATGTGTATTCCTGCAGTTTTCAGCGTGAGAACTCTCCAAGAAAATCTAAAGCAATACCTGATTCAAACTTGGCAAGGTCAAGTATATCATTTATAAGTTGGAGAACCATATCTCCAGAGGATAGCATCACATCCAGCAACTGACTTTGTTCTCTATCCAATTTGGTGGTCGCCAGAATCTCAGCCATACTCACAACCCCAGTAAGAGGAGACCTAATCTCGTGAGACATAGTTGCTAGCATTTGCTTTGCCCGCATTGTTTCCTCTACAAGTATTGATACAGGGTAAGTATGCCTAACAAAAccattatttttcaaaagaaaaacaataatAGAATTTCAACAAATAAATTGATAAACCTGTTATGTGAATCGTTCTATTAAGTTCTGTCTCTTTGGCCTTTTGGACAGCAATCTCCTCCCTTAGCTTAGCCATTTTCTCCCTTTTTGCCACCTGTTATGTAATCAAACTGGAATTTAGTTTTCACCATCATAGAAGttggaaaacaataaaaaaatctaaaaacagGCATTGCATGTAATATAAATAGTGTGTATCGCTTAAAGCCACTAGCTATTTAACCAAAAAAGGCATTATATGTAATGTATATGTAATGCAACAAATCACAAAATCTGATATATGTTGTCGAACAATTTTAACAATTCTTATGGGGATGGATAACCATGAAATAACCTATAATCATGTTCTTGGTTTTTCATGCAGTCCAGTATTTAATATCAGATAAATATATTGTTTTTATATTATCATAATAACGTCTCATATCATCTAATACATTACAGAGCCCcaaaactatgaaagtaaaaaCTACCTTCTGGATTTCAATAAAATGTAGATGCATAAAATTCATTAGTTCATCAGGAATATTTAAATACccattgtattctcacatgccCATGTCACTCCTATGATCCAATGCCTCGAAATTATCAGATAAATCTCAACTAGGGTACGTATGAAaacttttacttcattttagaaGATCTAAACTACATATTAAGATAAGGACAATATTAATCAAAATCTTCCTTTTCAAAAAGCAGACAAAAACTGAGATAAAATTCTAGAAGATGGTAAATAGCAACATTTTGTTGCAACATTTAGCAGGAAAGAGGGTTCAAACACATAATATGAGCAGAGCAGTAACGAGAATGCAGAGTTCAGCTACATAAGGAGTGGGAAGAGAAGAGTTGGAAAATAATTGTATCAGAGGAGACTAGAACTGGCAACAATAGATTAAAAAATATCTTCCAATCAAGATGGTATGATGATGATAACAGAAGTCTCCAGTAGGGAAACACTTCACATCTTTGTGGAAATTACAGGTTTCATCAGTAGATAATAAGCTAAGTGTATATGAAAGATGGACTAAAGAAGACCAGAGGACTCCATAATTAGAAGCAGGGCTTCAGACTTGTGTAGAAGGGACGAAAGAAACATGTAAAGAAAAAAACGGAGTGTAAAATGATAAGAAACTTAAATAGTATGCCCAAATAATTACCTCCtgataagaaaaaaattctaactTTCAAGAATTCAgtgatgtataatttctatgGAAACAGACAACAAAGACAGCATCTTTCATTATATTTAAACAAGCACTTCTTATGGGTTCTCTTCAAATATGAACCATGTCTTGTGATGCTTTATATGGTGTTAGAACTCCAGGAGAACCGCAAAATGAGGTTTTTGATCCAGGAGGATCACTGAATCTGCTGTTGACCACTCTAGCCACACTGAGTATAGGTTTGGACTGGCTCTTGGAAGCAAGATCCACCATACTCAGGACTCCATCGCGAACAAAAACTTCGGAAAGCCATAACTTTCCAATCTGAAAGAGTTAGGCAGTGCATTAAGAAAGTTGATTAGGAGTCAAGATCTACCTCTAGGATGAATTTCATCTCAATATAAATTTGTTACTATTTTAGAAACTTTTTACCTCTTTTAACTAGAAGGGGAATCCAATCAGAATTCTAAAAGAGCAGATTTCACTAGTACAAATACAAGCTTAGGACAACAATTTTGTATGTATTGattggaagaaagtaaaaaggGCTTTATCTAACTTTTCATCCAATTCATTTTTAACTTGAAGAAAAATTCGA
It encodes the following:
- the LOC103707135 gene encoding probable histidine kinase 1 — encoded protein: MGGEFIEEADMDVLPSMWPDDIGNEARKQFNMERPGVNRDMLEDVTIKDDPSVVDFKRLLELTSYSEKGSSQLAYLVKHWEYKHNNAVRLLNEEINILSKQRQEVELKKLEILEEHRFEEDSYAGSKRSVSILEDACDIWGRVPRRRNDILAYSRKLAIDADYDTVMYWKQRAMQLDKMLEESIEREHILTQKLEENIKDLETQPSPVEELSQILKRADNFLHFILQTAPIVIGHQDKELRYRFIYNHFPRLEEEDIIGKTDEEIFCGAGVKEIQDFKREVLERGSPAKREFTFDTPLFGSKTFMIYVEPVFSKAGDRIGVNYMGMDVTDQVAKREKMAKLREEIAVQKAKETELNRTIHITEETMRAKQMLATMSHEIRSPLTGVVSMAEILATTKLDREQSQLLDVMLSSGDMVLQLINDILDLAKFESGAMKLEATKFRPREVVRHVLQTAAASLKKELTLEGHVADDVPVEVIGDVLRIRQILTNLISNAIKFTHEGKIGINLHAVSEQHPGCQEQHHQGLTPVLPSTRLAKKNSSETQSYIDRETSHCSTCQERPDQNSNGKHHLTNEDTEKHNQKYEKIVWLRCDVYDTGIGIPDKALPSLFKKYMQASADHARKYGGTGLGLAICKQLVELMGGNLTVTSKEHCGSTFTFVLPYKVPLKRECPDDRDEDAAISDSDVTTDYSIDEKNGSFIFKPRTWGTLFSSDESTVCKTKLSGSSMLDTLDSSNGLSESVSFSSSDCTSRTSVDGVSPISDATKTLTELKGPVQQSLGHNGNDFRRINRRDEGCQDSRNGFVMHKFNSSIMDSSRTHWISGLQQGKMASSKGVNMAESGKCVPTCQSPRHEKEDNKSKCTSDRSSFKILLAEDNKINIMVAQSMMKQLGHRIDVVNNGLEAIRAIQHSRYDLILMDICMPVMDGMQATRLIRSFEEHGYWDASVSNGDDHAMACPDSLSHGPDAGRCRKRIPIIAMTANALAESAADCLANGMDSFVSKPVTFQNLKQCLQQYLPC